The following coding sequences lie in one Brevibacterium marinum genomic window:
- a CDS encoding S9 family peptidase — MNDSAPEATEPGPSAGAATVGAPTTTVGAPVAQKIPYERTHHGHTFVDDYEWMRDKDSPDVIAHLEAENEWTEAQTSQLEPLRESIFTEIRTRIKETDMSVPTRRGNYWYFSRTKAGLDYGISVRVPIADAEDWTPPEVGEEPLPGEEVVFDSNVAAEGQEFFSLGTFSLTDDGRYLLVGIDTSGDERYTLRLRDLSRGEDLPDTVEGTFAGASIDPTGRFLFYTTVDDAWRPEKVWRHAVGTDSGEDVCIFHEPDERFFVGSGFSRSGEYMFVVTGSKTTTGFWFLEAEDLEAAPQVVWPRVEGVEYSVEHAIIADEDRFLITHNQDRADFDIIDVSVTDPAGTARETADAVDDPGTVADPLAIGRPLLEDVEGLRIEDVDAFADFIVVSYRRGGFARVGIVELTPGPEPATDRIEAAPGRRAASAEASAAEGGGVGSPYGRLQELPFSRETGTLGFAGNPEFTQTSIRLLFTSMSTPAVIYQHSVADGTDTILKRQPVLGSVDLERYAESLVWAGAEDGTQIPISLVYRTDLVSPAHGTTASAGEVASAREPESQGTAPTEPAPLVLYGYGSYEMSMDPYFSVSRLSLLDRGVVFAIAHVRGGGEMGRHWYDQGKTSAKRNTFTDYIAAGRHLVAEGWTAPEKLVATGGSAGGLLMGAVTNMAPDLFAGVSAHVPFVDALTSILMPELPLTVIEWEEWGDPLHDVHVYEYMRSYSPYENVAEADHPKILAVTSLNDTRVLYVEPAKWVARLREVGADALLRTEMAAGHGGASGRYDSWRETAFDFAWILDVLGRSDVEIEA; from the coding sequence ATGAATGACTCTGCTCCCGAAGCCACCGAGCCCGGCCCCTCTGCAGGCGCCGCCACGGTCGGCGCTCCCACCACTACGGTCGGCGCTCCCGTCGCCCAGAAGATCCCGTACGAACGGACGCACCACGGTCATACCTTCGTCGACGACTACGAGTGGATGCGCGACAAGGACTCCCCGGACGTCATCGCCCACCTCGAGGCCGAGAACGAGTGGACGGAGGCACAGACCTCTCAGCTCGAGCCGCTGCGCGAATCGATCTTCACCGAGATCAGAACTCGCATCAAGGAGACCGACATGTCCGTGCCGACCCGGCGCGGGAACTACTGGTACTTCTCGCGGACGAAGGCGGGGCTCGACTACGGCATCAGCGTCCGTGTGCCCATCGCCGACGCCGAGGACTGGACTCCGCCCGAGGTCGGTGAGGAGCCGCTGCCCGGCGAGGAGGTCGTCTTCGACTCGAACGTCGCGGCCGAGGGCCAGGAGTTCTTCTCTCTGGGGACCTTCTCGCTGACCGACGACGGCAGATACCTGCTTGTCGGCATCGACACCTCCGGCGATGAGCGCTACACCTTGCGACTTCGCGACCTCAGCCGCGGTGAGGACCTGCCGGACACCGTCGAAGGCACCTTCGCAGGAGCATCGATCGACCCCACCGGACGATTCCTCTTCTACACGACCGTCGACGATGCCTGGCGCCCGGAGAAGGTCTGGCGCCATGCCGTCGGCACCGACAGCGGCGAGGACGTGTGCATCTTCCATGAACCCGACGAGCGCTTCTTCGTCGGCTCGGGATTCTCCCGGTCCGGTGAGTACATGTTCGTCGTCACCGGGTCGAAGACGACCACGGGCTTCTGGTTTCTCGAAGCCGAGGACCTGGAAGCGGCACCGCAGGTGGTCTGGCCCCGGGTCGAGGGTGTCGAGTATTCCGTCGAGCACGCGATCATCGCCGACGAGGACCGGTTCCTCATCACCCACAACCAGGATCGCGCCGACTTCGACATCATCGACGTGTCCGTCACCGACCCCGCCGGCACCGCCCGCGAAACCGCCGACGCGGTCGACGACCCCGGAACTGTCGCCGATCCGCTGGCCATCGGACGTCCCCTGCTCGAGGACGTCGAGGGTCTGCGCATCGAAGACGTCGACGCCTTCGCGGACTTCATCGTCGTCAGCTATCGTCGCGGCGGCTTCGCCCGCGTCGGCATCGTCGAGCTGACGCCAGGGCCCGAGCCGGCGACGGATAGAATCGAGGCGGCGCCAGGGAGGCGGGCCGCCTCGGCGGAAGCGTCCGCCGCTGAAGGCGGGGGTGTCGGCTCGCCGTATGGCCGACTGCAGGAACTTCCCTTCTCTCGTGAGACCGGAACCCTGGGATTCGCCGGCAACCCCGAGTTCACACAGACGAGCATCCGACTGCTCTTCACCTCCATGTCCACGCCCGCTGTGATCTATCAGCACAGCGTGGCAGACGGCACTGACACCATCCTCAAACGCCAGCCGGTCCTCGGGTCCGTCGACCTCGAGCGCTACGCCGAGTCCCTCGTCTGGGCCGGCGCCGAGGACGGAACGCAGATCCCGATCTCCCTGGTCTATCGCACCGACCTCGTCTCGCCCGCCCACGGCACGACCGCCTCGGCGGGGGAGGTCGCCTCGGCGAGGGAACCGGAGTCTCAAGGCACAGCCCCGACCGAGCCCGCCCCACTGGTGCTCTACGGCTACGGCTCCTACGAGATGAGCATGGACCCGTACTTCTCCGTCTCCCGGCTCTCCCTGCTCGACCGCGGGGTCGTCTTCGCGATCGCCCATGTGCGCGGCGGCGGCGAAATGGGACGCCACTGGTACGACCAGGGCAAGACCTCGGCGAAGAGGAACACGTTCACGGACTACATCGCAGCCGGACGCCACCTCGTCGCCGAAGGGTGGACGGCACCTGAGAAGCTCGTGGCCACCGGGGGATCGGCCGGCGGGCTGCTCATGGGTGCGGTGACGAACATGGCACCGGACCTCTTCGCCGGCGTCAGTGCCCATGTGCCCTTCGTCGATGCGCTGACCTCGATCCTCATGCCCGAACTCCCGCTGACCGTCATCGAATGGGAGGAATGGGGCGATCCCCTCCACGATGTGCACGTGTATGAGTACATGCGCTCGTACTCGCCGTATGAGAACGTCGCCGAGGCGGATCATCCGAAGATCTTGGCCGTAACCTCACTCAACGACACCCGGGTCCTCTACGTCGAACCAGCGAAATGGGTCGCCCGCCTGCGCGAGGTCGGCGCCGATGCGCTGCTGAGGACCGAAATGGCCGCCGGCCATGGAGGCGCTTCGGGCCGCTACGACTCGTGGCGGGAGACCGCGTTCGATTTCGCCTGGATCCTCGACGTGCTGGGCAGGTCGGACGTCGAGATCGAGGCCTGA
- a CDS encoding Bug family tripartite tricarboxylate transporter substrate binding protein, which yields MTNQSASDPGADSRSGPPHPTRRMFGRIAYGALAVAAIGTASTYSVKAASAKGDLSSNLTLIAPAGAGGGWDGFSRETQQAMRVNKLANNAQVVNIPGAGGTIGLGKFSTMHGRADTMLATGTAMVGGIALNDSPVGFDDTTLLARVAEDYDVLIAAADSPYNTLDDVIGQWKKDPEGFVWTGGSAGSVDHLTIAQLALLSGVSASGITYIPKAGGGEAIQTLLSGTTDFASCGFNEVSDQIEAGRVKAIGVAAPQRIAGYEDVPTMTEQGYEVTLTNWRGWLGAPGIGEDETSQLLDVLRQTRDSPEWANALERNKWTDVWLTGDEFAEFIKEDTSRVETLLKELGL from the coding sequence ATGACGAACCAATCCGCCTCAGATCCTGGCGCAGATTCACGGTCCGGGCCGCCGCATCCGACGCGACGCATGTTCGGTCGAATCGCCTACGGCGCCCTCGCCGTGGCAGCCATTGGCACGGCCTCGACCTACTCCGTCAAAGCGGCCTCGGCCAAGGGTGATCTCTCTTCGAACCTCACGCTCATCGCACCTGCCGGAGCCGGCGGCGGCTGGGACGGATTCTCCCGAGAGACCCAGCAGGCCATGCGTGTGAACAAGCTGGCCAACAATGCCCAGGTCGTCAACATCCCCGGGGCCGGCGGCACCATCGGCCTCGGCAAGTTCTCCACCATGCACGGCCGGGCCGACACGATGCTGGCCACAGGCACCGCGATGGTCGGCGGCATTGCGCTCAACGATTCACCCGTCGGCTTCGATGATACGACGCTGCTCGCCCGCGTGGCCGAGGATTACGATGTGCTCATCGCCGCCGCCGACTCCCCCTACAACACTCTCGATGACGTCATCGGCCAGTGGAAGAAGGACCCCGAGGGCTTCGTCTGGACGGGCGGATCCGCCGGCTCCGTCGATCACCTCACGATCGCCCAGTTGGCGCTGCTGTCCGGCGTCTCCGCCTCGGGCATCACCTACATTCCGAAGGCCGGGGGCGGCGAGGCCATCCAAACGCTGCTCTCGGGGACCACCGACTTCGCCTCGTGCGGTTTCAACGAAGTCTCGGACCAGATCGAAGCCGGCAGGGTCAAAGCGATCGGCGTGGCCGCACCACAGCGCATCGCCGGCTACGAGGACGTCCCCACGATGACCGAACAGGGATACGAGGTGACGCTGACGAACTGGCGCGGCTGGCTCGGCGCTCCCGGCATCGGCGAGGACGAGACGTCACAGCTTCTCGACGTCCTCAGACAGACCCGCGACAGCCCGGAATGGGCGAACGCCCTCGAACGCAACAAATGGACGGATGTGTGGCTGACCGGTGATGAGTTCGCGGAATTCATCAAGGAGGACACCTCTCGAGTCGAGACGCTGCTGAAGGAGTTGGGACTGTGA
- a CDS encoding tripartite tricarboxylate transporter TctB family protein produces the protein MSTETAPRKSTRTGHLGAGTWWQGRSGLLVPLIMAGFSTYLLIGIITMEVAEDAEQPGPQFFPMIIMIVGYILTILLTIAYIRNPEPVDVDDDIPAEAAEDKAFSTPVTSAVSASHLDPHEEDEPAADRTALARARAADSRHRTHSDFVSLAWGAGGFAAFALILEFAGWILAAALLFWCVARSMGSKRPLFDLTVALTFSSLVYIAFSVLLGLNLPSGILGGGF, from the coding sequence GTGAGCACGGAGACGGCACCGCGGAAGAGCACCAGGACGGGCCACCTCGGCGCCGGCACCTGGTGGCAGGGACGATCGGGGCTCCTGGTCCCGCTCATCATGGCCGGTTTCTCGACCTACCTGCTCATCGGCATCATCACGATGGAAGTCGCCGAGGACGCGGAGCAGCCGGGGCCGCAGTTCTTTCCCATGATCATCATGATCGTCGGCTACATCCTCACGATCCTGCTGACGATCGCCTATATCCGCAACCCCGAACCCGTCGACGTCGATGACGACATCCCCGCCGAGGCGGCCGAGGACAAGGCGTTCTCGACTCCTGTCACCTCGGCGGTGTCGGCCTCGCACCTGGACCCGCACGAAGAGGACGAACCGGCCGCCGACCGCACGGCACTCGCCCGGGCCAGGGCCGCCGATTCGCGGCATCGGACCCACAGTGACTTCGTGTCCCTGGCCTGGGGTGCGGGCGGCTTTGCGGCGTTCGCACTGATCCTCGAGTTCGCCGGGTGGATCCTCGCCGCGGCGCTTCTGTTCTGGTGTGTGGCCCGGTCGATGGGTTCGAAGCGGCCCCTGTTCGACCTCACCGTGGCACTGACGTTCTCGTCCCTGGTCTACATTGCGTTCTCGGTGCTGCTGGGGCTCAATCTTCCTTCGGGAATTCTGGGAGGTGGCTTCTGA
- a CDS encoding tripartite tricarboxylate transporter permease, giving the protein MDSLMSLFEGFAHALTPMNLLWVLVGCFLGTAVGVLPGLGSSMAVALLLPMTFALDPTGAFIMFAGVYFGGLFGDSTMAILMNTPGQASAIASTFEGHKMARNGRAPQALATAAIGAFIGGFVSCFLVVFIAPALADFSTNFGPAEFFALALFAFVATSSVVADSVLKGLMALVLGIGFSVIGIDSVSGTERFTFGVPELFDGVSLVTVTVAILALGEVFFIASRIRRKVNDNTINSSGRPFLSRGEVAEALPAWLRGTAIGLPFGVIPVGGADVPTFMSYGLERKLDSRRKHPKFGDKGAIRGLAGPESAGSATTGIAMGALLALGLPISATAAIMLAAFRQYGLQPGPLLFDRSPELVWGLLASFFIAMIVLLIINLPFAPLWAKLLKIPDPYLYGGIAVFCGLGIYATSASQFELLILLGIGIISFVLKRYGVPLAPLMIGMVLGPLAESSLRDALLASGNDVTVLVSSPITIVLYIILIGALLYTGVGRVLARRRQKQAVTAAKSETVGS; this is encoded by the coding sequence ATGGACTCTCTCATGTCCCTCTTCGAAGGCTTCGCGCACGCTCTGACGCCGATGAACCTGCTCTGGGTTCTCGTCGGCTGCTTCCTCGGCACCGCCGTCGGCGTGCTGCCGGGCCTGGGGTCATCGATGGCCGTGGCACTGCTGCTGCCGATGACCTTCGCCCTCGACCCGACCGGCGCATTCATCATGTTCGCCGGCGTCTATTTCGGTGGTCTCTTCGGTGACTCCACCATGGCCATCCTGATGAACACTCCCGGTCAGGCGTCGGCGATCGCCTCGACGTTCGAAGGCCACAAGATGGCCCGCAACGGGCGAGCGCCGCAGGCCCTGGCCACGGCCGCGATCGGCGCGTTCATCGGCGGTTTCGTCTCCTGCTTCCTCGTCGTGTTCATCGCCCCTGCCCTGGCGGACTTCTCGACGAACTTCGGCCCCGCCGAATTCTTCGCCCTCGCGCTCTTCGCCTTCGTCGCCACGTCCTCGGTCGTCGCAGACTCCGTGCTCAAGGGCCTCATGGCGCTGGTGCTCGGCATCGGATTCTCGGTCATCGGCATCGATTCGGTCTCGGGCACGGAGCGCTTCACTTTCGGCGTGCCCGAGCTCTTCGACGGCGTCTCACTTGTCACCGTGACCGTGGCGATCCTGGCGCTGGGCGAGGTCTTCTTCATCGCCTCGCGGATCCGCCGCAAGGTCAACGACAATACGATCAACTCCTCGGGTCGGCCCTTCCTCTCGCGCGGGGAAGTCGCCGAGGCGCTGCCCGCCTGGCTGCGCGGCACCGCGATCGGTCTGCCCTTCGGCGTCATTCCCGTCGGCGGTGCCGATGTGCCGACGTTCATGTCCTACGGTCTCGAACGCAAGCTCGACTCCCGCCGCAAGCATCCGAAGTTCGGCGACAAGGGTGCCATCCGCGGCCTGGCCGGGCCCGAGTCGGCGGGCTCCGCCACGACCGGCATCGCCATGGGCGCCCTGCTGGCCCTGGGGCTGCCGATCTCCGCGACGGCCGCGATCATGCTGGCGGCTTTCCGGCAGTACGGTCTGCAGCCGGGACCGCTGCTCTTCGACCGGTCCCCGGAGCTCGTCTGGGGTCTGCTGGCGAGCTTCTTCATCGCCATGATCGTCCTGCTGATCATCAACCTGCCCTTCGCTCCCCTGTGGGCGAAGCTGCTCAAGATCCCGGATCCCTACCTCTACGGCGGCATCGCGGTGTTCTGCGGGTTGGGCATCTACGCCACCTCGGCGTCGCAGTTCGAGCTCTTGATCCTGCTGGGAATCGGCATCATCAGCTTCGTGCTCAAGCGCTACGGTGTGCCGCTGGCTCCGCTGATGATCGGCATGGTCCTGGGTCCGCTGGCCGAGTCGAGTCTGCGCGATGCCCTGCTGGCCTCGGGCAACGATGTGACCGTGCTCGTGTCCTCGCCGATCACGATCGTCCTCTACATCATCCTCATCGGCGCACTGCTCTACACAGGCGTCGGTCGCGTGCTGGCACGCCGTCGGCAGAAGCAGGCTGTGACTGCGGCGAAGAGTGAGACCGTCGGCTCGTGA